In one Lolium rigidum isolate FL_2022 chromosome 3, APGP_CSIRO_Lrig_0.1, whole genome shotgun sequence genomic region, the following are encoded:
- the LOC124695755 gene encoding uncharacterized protein LOC124695755 gives MTNVRRSPRTGTQGSGGVTKKRGTSSKARASWNADLEKALVDLFHEHNTPQYRGQNGWSTDVWNRVTKKFHDNHPYKNYTKGQIQDKEKELKREYKMLKEARQQSGVSWNEKRCMIEADPELWDNLIISFPKIGKFRSNKAFPLFDALGELYDGHLAEGNYNFTSTEPTQHTQVEVNPETVVDDTQGGMQEASMMENFVGNGEAQPTVPAAPSTSTENEPKKRRSNGDIAAMMEKYIEMKTKRGREQANREHG, from the exons ATGACGAATGTTAGACGATCTCCAAGGACGGGAACGCAAGGCAGTGGTGGGGTAACAAAAAAGAGGGGAACATCATCTAAAG CTAGGGCCTCTTGGAATGCAGACCTAGAGAAGGCTCTTGTGGATTTGTTCCATGAGCACAATACTCCACAATATCGTGGGCAGAATGGATGGTCCACCGATGTTTGGAACAGGGTTACCAAGAAATTTCATGATAACCATCCATACAAGAATTACACAAAGGGTCAGATCCAAGACAAGGAGAAGGAGTTGAAGAGAGAGTACAAGATGCTCAAGGAGGCTAGACAGCAGAGTGGGGTTTCGTGGAATGAGAAACGGTGTATGATTGAAGCTGATCCAGAGTTGTGGGACAACCTCATCATT TCATTTCCTAAGATCGGGAAGTTCCGTAGCAACAAGGCTTTTCCCCTCTTTGATGCCTTGGGAGAGCTATATGATGGACATCTTGCCGAGGGAAACTACAACTTCACTTCCACTGAACCAACACAGCACACACAAGTGGAGGTCAATCCCGAG ACCGTGGTGGATGATACACAAGGAGGGATGCAAGAGGCTAGTATGATGGAGAACTTTGTTGGGAACGGGGAGGCTCAGCCCACGGTGCCTGCTGCACCATCAACAAGTACTGAAAATGAACCCAAGAAGCGCCGGTCAAATggagatattgctgctatgatggAGAAGTACATTGAGATGAAGACGAAGCGAGGTCGAGAGCAAGCAAATCGCGAACATGGATGA